In a single window of the Streptomyces cinnabarinus genome:
- a CDS encoding ATP-dependent DNA ligase, translated as MDGFRAILFARPGLVMLQSRQGADLTSAFPDIAGAATGLGEALVLDGELVVPYEGRLHFGELQRRACHRCRSAALAAAERPAYLIVFDVLEAGGTELLARPYRERRAILKDLFARDVLAAPFTLCPATSDRQVALDWLDPAWGMVGIEGVVIKGGGQPYLPGKRAWIKVRSHRTAEGLIGGVTGALASPATLLLARYDALGYLRLIARSTPLSTATRRDLALRLHRADSDHPWQGRHFSVGWGTSGELEYHPVRPDLVAEFQADTAVDAGRYRHPVRFLRLREDLTPGDVPPFGN; from the coding sequence CTGGACGGCTTCAGAGCCATCCTCTTCGCGCGCCCCGGACTCGTCATGCTCCAGTCCCGCCAGGGCGCGGACCTCACCAGTGCCTTCCCTGACATCGCTGGCGCAGCCACCGGCCTGGGTGAGGCGCTCGTTTTAGACGGCGAGCTCGTGGTGCCGTACGAGGGGCGGCTGCACTTCGGCGAGCTGCAGCGCCGTGCGTGCCACCGGTGCCGCAGCGCCGCCCTGGCGGCGGCCGAACGGCCCGCCTATCTGATTGTTTTCGACGTCCTGGAGGCCGGGGGCACCGAGTTGCTCGCCCGGCCGTACCGTGAGCGGCGCGCGATCCTAAAGGACCTCTTTGCCCGCGACGTGCTCGCCGCTCCGTTCACGCTGTGCCCCGCCACCAGCGACCGGCAGGTCGCGCTGGATTGGCTGGACCCGGCCTGGGGCATGGTCGGCATCGAGGGCGTCGTGATCAAGGGCGGCGGGCAGCCGTACCTGCCAGGCAAGCGTGCCTGGATCAAGGTCCGCTCCCATAGGACTGCCGAAGGGCTGATCGGCGGTGTCACCGGCGCCCTGGCTTCGCCGGCCACGCTGTTGCTGGCCCGCTACGACGCCCTCGGGTACCTGCGGCTGATCGCGCGCAGCACGCCCCTTTCCACTGCTACACGCCGCGACCTCGCACTGCGGCTGCACCGGGCTGACTCTGATCACCCCTGGCAGGGACGCCACTTCAGTGTCGGCTGGGGCACCAGCGGCGAGCTGGAGTATCACCCGGTGCGTCCCGATCTGGTGGCCGAGTTCCAGGCCGATACCGCCGTCGACGCGGGCCGTTACCGTCACCCGGTGCGCTTTTTGCGGCTTCGAGAAGACCTCACACCGGGAGACGTGCCGCCGTTCGGCAACTGA
- a CDS encoding Lrp/AsnC family transcriptional regulator translates to MDEVDRAILAVLEQNGRISNNELAARVGLSPSPCLRRVRQLEDAGVIRGYRALIDPAAVGRSLRVFAGVRLMRHTRADVVAFERGITQLPEVVACHHITGNFDYLLQVEVADLPAYEDFHANQLAALPGVATVTSYVTMKTLSPDRP, encoded by the coding sequence ATGGATGAGGTGGACCGGGCGATTCTCGCCGTGCTTGAACAGAACGGCCGGATCAGTAACAACGAGCTGGCCGCCCGGGTCGGGCTGTCGCCGTCACCCTGCCTGCGGCGCGTGCGCCAGCTGGAGGACGCCGGGGTCATCCGCGGCTACCGAGCGCTGATCGACCCCGCGGCGGTGGGCCGCAGTCTGCGGGTGTTCGCCGGGGTGCGTTTGATGCGGCACACCAGGGCGGACGTGGTCGCGTTCGAGCGTGGGATCACCCAGCTGCCCGAGGTGGTCGCCTGCCACCACATCACGGGCAACTTCGACTACCTGCTCCAGGTCGAGGTCGCCGACCTGCCGGCCTACGAGGACTTCCACGCCAACCAGCTGGCCGCCCTGCCCGGCGTGGCCACGGTGA
- a CDS encoding trans-sulfuration enzyme family protein, giving the protein MPGKSTITVHADRGIHPTRAVAPPIYQTATFWAEDGETFARGAVEPRGKDFYTRFGNPNHAQVAAVVAELEGTEAAMVTASGMASLTTAVLALVSAGDHVIGQKSTYGGTGSVLMNLLPRLGVSTTQVDQTDPEAFAKALTPQTRLILVETPSNPLLQITDLRAVADLARANNVLTMADNTFATPLNQRPADLGIDLVWHSATKYLNGHSDVSAGVIAGPAELLNRIWDVGLLTGATLGPIDAWLLLRGIRTLPLRVPRHNANGLALAEALSEHPAVARVHYPGLPTHPQHKLAADQMSGFGGVLGIEFTGGFETADAFLGKLRYSLRSASLGGVESLAVHPASMWRGMLSEDQIAEAVPLGLVRLAAGTEDTADLVADALAAADAVHTTTESA; this is encoded by the coding sequence ATGCCAGGCAAGAGCACCATCACCGTCCACGCCGATCGCGGGATCCATCCCACTCGCGCGGTGGCTCCGCCCATCTACCAGACGGCGACGTTCTGGGCCGAGGACGGCGAGACGTTCGCACGCGGCGCCGTCGAACCGCGCGGCAAGGACTTCTACACCCGCTTCGGCAACCCCAACCACGCCCAGGTGGCGGCCGTCGTCGCGGAGCTGGAGGGCACCGAGGCGGCCATGGTCACCGCGTCCGGGATGGCCTCGCTCACCACCGCCGTCCTCGCCCTGGTCTCCGCCGGCGACCACGTCATCGGGCAGAAGTCCACCTACGGCGGCACCGGCTCGGTCCTGATGAACCTGCTCCCGCGCCTTGGCGTGTCCACCACCCAGGTCGACCAGACCGACCCGGAAGCGTTCGCCAAGGCCCTGACCCCCCAGACCCGCCTGATCCTGGTCGAGACGCCGAGCAACCCGCTGCTGCAGATCACCGACCTGCGCGCCGTCGCGGACCTGGCCCGGGCGAACAACGTGCTGACCATGGCGGACAACACCTTCGCCACCCCGCTCAATCAGCGGCCCGCGGACCTCGGCATCGACCTGGTCTGGCACAGCGCGACCAAGTACCTCAACGGCCACTCCGACGTCTCCGCCGGAGTGATCGCCGGACCCGCCGAACTCCTGAACCGCATCTGGGACGTCGGCCTGCTCACCGGCGCGACCCTCGGCCCCATCGACGCCTGGCTGCTCCTGCGCGGCATCCGCACCCTGCCCCTGCGCGTGCCCCGGCACAACGCCAACGGCCTGGCCCTCGCCGAAGCCCTCAGCGAGCATCCGGCCGTGGCCCGGGTGCACTACCCCGGCCTGCCGACCCACCCGCAGCACAAGCTGGCCGCCGACCAGATGAGCGGCTTCGGCGGCGTGCTCGGCATCGAATTCACCGGCGGCTTCGAGACTGCCGACGCCTTCCTCGGCAAACTGCGCTACTCCCTGCGCTCGGCCAGCCTCGGCGGCGTGGAATCCCTGGCCGTGCACCCGGCGTCCATGTGGCGCGGCATGCTCAGCGAGGACCAGATCGCCGAGGCCGTTCCGCTCGGTCTGGTCCGGCTGGCCGCAGGCACCGAGGACACCGCCGACCTGGTGGCCGACGCGCTCGCCGCCGCCGACGCCGTCCACACCACGACGGAAAGCGCCTGA
- a CDS encoding amino acid permease, with amino-acid sequence MSHLQNRGLADAAFAHESEGDAPGGGAPLARGLKQRHLSMIALGGVIGAGLFVGSGAGVAAAGPSIVLAYALSGVLVMLVMRMLGEMSAANPASGSFSVHAERAIGPWAGFTAGWMFWTLLCVGVGAEAIGAAGIMTGWFPGTPSWMWVLLFMTTFCGTNLAAVRNFGEFEFWFAALKVGAISLFLVLGGLAIFGILPGTHAPGTANLTGDGGFLPHGTNGLVIGLLTSVFAYGGLETVTIAAAESENPVRGVARAVRTAMWRIGVFYVGSMLVIVTLIPWNDPTVTTSGPYVAVLDHLDIPAAGQLMNVIVLIALLSAMNANIYGSSRMAYSLIARGQGPKALGTVTSGVPRRAVIASSAFGFIAVLLSYWWPETVFTWLLNMVGAAVLVVWGFIAAAQLRMRRKLEREAPEKLVVKMWAFPALTWAALAGVLAILALMAREGDTRVQLYFTGGLALALSLIGYLRQKAQTARA; translated from the coding sequence ATGTCCCACCTGCAAAACCGCGGCCTCGCCGACGCTGCGTTCGCCCACGAATCCGAGGGTGACGCACCCGGCGGCGGTGCCCCGCTCGCGCGCGGGCTCAAGCAGCGTCACCTGTCGATGATCGCCCTCGGCGGGGTCATCGGCGCGGGCCTGTTCGTCGGCTCCGGCGCCGGCGTCGCGGCGGCCGGACCGTCGATCGTCCTCGCCTATGCACTGTCCGGCGTGCTCGTCATGCTGGTGATGCGCATGCTCGGCGAGATGTCGGCTGCCAACCCGGCCTCCGGGTCCTTCTCGGTGCACGCCGAACGGGCGATCGGGCCGTGGGCGGGCTTCACGGCCGGTTGGATGTTCTGGACGCTGCTGTGCGTGGGCGTCGGCGCCGAGGCGATCGGCGCCGCGGGCATCATGACCGGCTGGTTCCCGGGCACCCCGTCCTGGATGTGGGTCCTGCTGTTCATGACCACGTTCTGCGGCACGAACCTCGCGGCGGTCCGCAACTTCGGTGAGTTCGAGTTCTGGTTCGCGGCACTGAAGGTCGGCGCGATCTCCCTCTTCCTGGTCCTGGGCGGCCTTGCGATCTTCGGCATCCTGCCCGGCACGCACGCCCCGGGCACAGCAAACCTCACCGGGGACGGCGGCTTCCTGCCCCACGGTACGAACGGCCTGGTCATCGGCCTGCTCACCTCGGTCTTCGCCTACGGCGGCCTGGAGACGGTCACCATCGCCGCCGCCGAGTCCGAAAACCCCGTCCGCGGCGTCGCCAGAGCCGTGCGCACTGCGATGTGGCGGATCGGCGTCTTCTACGTCGGGTCCATGCTGGTCATCGTCACGCTGATCCCCTGGAACGACCCCACCGTCACCACCAGCGGCCCGTACGTGGCGGTCCTCGACCACCTCGACATCCCCGCCGCCGGCCAGCTCATGAACGTCATCGTGCTCATCGCCCTGCTGTCCGCGATGAACGCCAACATCTACGGCTCCTCCCGCATGGCCTACTCCCTGATCGCCCGCGGACAGGGCCCGAAAGCCCTCGGCACAGTCACCAGCGGAGTTCCACGACGCGCGGTGATCGCCTCCTCTGCCTTCGGCTTCATCGCGGTCCTGCTCAGCTACTGGTGGCCGGAGACCGTCTTCACCTGGCTCCTCAACATGGTCGGCGCGGCCGTGCTGGTGGTGTGGGGCTTCATCGCCGCCGCCCAGCTGCGGATGCGCCGGAAGCTGGAGCGGGAGGCGCCCGAGAAGCTGGTCGTGAAGATGTGGGCCTTCCCCGCCCTGACCTGGGCGGCGCTCGCGGGAGTGCTGGCGATCCTGGCCCTCATGGCCCGCGAGGGCGACACCCGCGTGCAGCTGTACTTCACCGGCGGCCTGGCCCTGGCCCTCTCCCTCATCGGCTACCTGCGCCAGAAAGCCCAGACCGCCCGTGCCTGA
- a CDS encoding amidohydrolase family protein — MKTLLSGGTVVSMDSAVGDLARGDVLIEDGVIVEVAERIDAPDAEVIDATDRIVMPGFVDNHRHTWQTAFRGVGADWTFAEWAVAMHGTVKPHYRPEDVYAGTLLGRLEALHSGVTTMLDWYHVAQTPEHEDAAVAALRDAPGRSIFCLGAGWGTTDPVDAAIRRVRSQLGDDGPVSMALGLRGPEATGMDTVAHELKLADELGLRTSLHVDIVSGAVADLREHGLLRDTTTFVHGNGLSDEELRMLADAGSSLSISPDVELKMGFGNPMTGRALAAGLRPTLSVDDVPSAGGDMFSTMRTAFAVQRGLDGGLRSRDLLAFTTIDAAASCGLGARTGSITPGKDADIILLRADDLTVFPVTDRAATVVSAGHPGLVDTVLVGGRVVKRDGVLVDMDLAALRTRLLASRDRIAAAAGIPLDGTWRPQPTAE; from the coding sequence ATGAAAACCCTGCTCAGTGGCGGCACCGTGGTCAGCATGGACTCGGCTGTCGGCGATCTCGCCCGCGGTGACGTGCTCATCGAGGACGGCGTGATCGTCGAGGTCGCCGAACGCATCGACGCGCCGGACGCCGAGGTGATCGACGCGACCGACCGGATCGTCATGCCCGGCTTCGTCGACAACCACCGCCACACCTGGCAGACCGCGTTCCGAGGCGTCGGCGCGGACTGGACGTTCGCCGAGTGGGCGGTGGCCATGCACGGCACGGTCAAACCCCACTACCGGCCCGAGGACGTCTACGCGGGCACCCTCCTCGGCCGCCTGGAGGCCCTCCACTCCGGCGTGACCACCATGCTGGACTGGTACCACGTCGCGCAGACCCCCGAGCACGAGGACGCCGCCGTCGCCGCGCTGCGCGACGCGCCGGGACGGTCGATCTTCTGCCTCGGCGCCGGCTGGGGCACCACCGACCCCGTCGACGCCGCCATTCGCCGCGTCCGCTCCCAACTCGGCGACGACGGCCCGGTCTCCATGGCCTTGGGACTCCGGGGCCCCGAGGCCACCGGCATGGACACCGTCGCCCACGAGCTGAAGCTGGCGGACGAACTCGGCCTGCGCACCAGCCTGCATGTGGACATCGTGAGCGGGGCTGTCGCCGATCTGCGTGAGCACGGCCTCCTGCGGGACACCACCACCTTCGTGCACGGCAACGGGCTCAGCGACGAGGAACTGCGGATGCTCGCCGACGCGGGGAGCTCGCTGTCGATCAGCCCGGACGTCGAGCTGAAGATGGGCTTCGGCAACCCGATGACCGGCCGGGCGCTGGCCGCCGGACTGCGCCCGACCCTGTCCGTCGACGACGTCCCCTCCGCCGGTGGCGACATGTTCTCCACCATGCGTACCGCCTTCGCCGTCCAGCGCGGTCTGGACGGCGGCCTGCGCTCCCGCGACCTGCTTGCCTTCACCACCATCGACGCCGCCGCCTCGTGCGGACTCGGCGCCCGAACGGGCAGCATCACGCCCGGCAAGGACGCCGACATAATTCTGCTGCGCGCCGACGACCTGACCGTCTTCCCGGTCACCGACCGGGCCGCCACCGTCGTCAGCGCCGGCCACCCGGGCCTGGTGGACACCGTCCTCGTCGGCGGCCGGGTGGTCAAACGCGACGGTGTACTGGTGGACATGGACCTGGCGGCCCTGAGGACCCGGCTGCTCGCGTCTCGTGACCGGATCGCGGCCGCCGCCGGCATCCCGCTCGACGGCACCTGGCGCCCGCAGCCGACAGCCGAATAG